From the Helianthus annuus cultivar XRQ/B chromosome 17, HanXRQr2.0-SUNRISE, whole genome shotgun sequence genome, the window TGGcgtagtccccgtataatactttgcattttcTTTAATCTCAAAGCtagccctcagcataaaaaatgatgaaacattgaaaaatgttaatcatgtgctgttgaagaaaagattctcaaAAGGGagcacaccaaaagtcgagccgtcatctctttgctgaacggaagttctgacctgagctctcacggcttcgcatttaaccctttaatagatatcatctaggtatactcacctgtaagactgaatattgggatctggatacgggagtatattcaagaggtgggacacgcgaataagttgaagtccttaaaacattaatttcgtatctcgaatcaattgaactttgtgtgaaaatttaagtggaccagtatactgacaatctaagtgaatcgtttagaacttaaaatgtttaaagcttaacggtgttggtgatttgtttcaaaaactgatatgatcctcttacacaaactcacaaaaatagtgtctgtaaatatttctttactgcatttctttttaaaaattcaaaaaagagtttcagtgtgttttagcataaatttttttgaaaaattcaaaaagattttcgacaactgatgttgatgagctgattttcaaagttccaagtgctaaacatgacgaacaggtttgggaaatTATTGTTTGAAAATGatattcttacaagtggtcaCCAAGATCTTAAATGATTAAATCAATTGTGTGTTTATTTCTACAAGTGATAAACTTAGAATAAAATTGTCAAATTGATTAAATTTGTGAAtcttattttgaggtagaggatgtgcaggatagCCTCGATTCTGGTTTTGAGAAGAGAACCAAGTTTCGATCCTGATCCGGTGAAAGCCAGTCTACGATCCCAGTAcaacttgagggggagtttgttagaaAGAAGAGTCTAAAGATGCAAGAGCTAGGAATTTGATCCTGAAGATGCAAGAGGCTGATATATCAACATCTGAAGGGGAGATTTGTAGATAAAGAGAAGAGACAAAGATTGAGAGAATTAGAGGAAGATAAGTGCCAGGACGAGATCCTGAGAagagcccaaagactgataaagactgaagattgtgaagactcgacacttaagactcgtcaacatccgagggggagtctgttagtgcatacgtctgtcgacttcgtcttgtatcgagtcttgtattagaaatgtcagatcagggcacgtagttcgagaaaatAGGTTTTAgagtaatttcgcatgaaagtaactaattccgcttgaaatgtttcatcgtgtaattccgtgcgaaattatgTTTCGCTTGAAACTAATTTCGTTTGGAACGGATTCATGTGGAATTAGAACTAGTATAAATAgccactcaagcgaaatcagttgtaaccATTTGtcattccggtaccgaagtgctgccgaagtgtcaagTGATCTGTAATCGTGTTataatcaatatacaagacatttGAAAGTGAATCAGGATGTTTTACAAGTCAATTCATCTGTTTCTGCCTTTTGAATTGATAagagctcttctgaacgactcgtttgggtcacaaaacgatcctacattccATGCTGGTATCAAGTGCTTCACCAAAATGCACAAATCGGCCGAGTGTTAAGTGATCTCCTGTGAGGTATGAGAACTTGtctataaatggaattttaaggaggcatgttatgcccaaataaataatttttcttaatagatgttctaaataaatcatgacgaataggattgtaaataatataaaaataaaacttaataaagatcttggattcccgacactcaagataaGCCACAAACTTCTTTTCTACCTCTTCCATTTgtgtgtgtaagccacatattaaagagttttgcttgaggacaagcaaagattcaagtgtggggtatttgatgtgtgcaaaatgcaacatataaattacatcaaatgaggcataaaactaatcctttttagtactaatgttggaaaaagcgcgtttctttcttccttttaaatttacaggaccaaatgatgtgtgtaaaatgcaacatataaattacatcaaataaggcataaaactaaccctttttgagtactaatgttggaaaaagagtgcttttgtcttccttttgtattttcaggattaaatgagctcaaattcacaaaagaagcaaaaagacagctaaatctaacataaatacaagaaaaggaacataagtggattgcccgacccctcaacagcatcctcccaagcaaaatagagaaggcagaagactgaacacgccccgtgctcagccagcacggggccatgcccaagaagcagcagaaaagacaaatctatagaagcttctattgcccaccacggggccgtgtccagtgaacacgagggcgtggcgaaagtacagcaggcgcattaattgtaattgcgaattacaattaatgaagagagagagtgtcagacaggcacgggggcgtgtccagcggacacggggccgtgcccagccttctgttcagcctataaataggagtgcttggtttcattgcaactcatcccttggcacaccacctctctcacacttcatccaccacccaccaccaccataacactatcatccaccaccatcatccattgtccatcatagagtgtgtgagtcgtatcgggatccaagattgatcgtaagagttcttgacaatcaaggccatgtttgcctaagtctcttacatcacttggtgaagacaagtgtttagtataatactttttatttttaatcttttgcactttttatttggttttgtattaataactttaataactagttgcttatgttgaaggtgatctttccttatcgtttgtccgtggtgtcttggcattattttactgtctatataaaataaaagattttcaccattcatatctccatggtctatatggaggtatgttggctacctggtcgggggttaagggaacggtttggtaagggtcttgcccttgttcagcgtttagaggtcatgcaagggacctgggtcaaatttagtaggatctccttcaatgcccataggtattggatggcggggatccaaactctttgaccccctcataagttaactactattaatactataacccggctatttaggactgtatccctgctgactcagactacttagtcgagggtaacgtcaccgccaaaagcggggcctaccataatttgcattaataacttaattcattatcttccaataatccaaccctttaggattgtatccttgctgactcaaactactgggttgagggtaacgtcgccttcaaaagaggggcctactacaataactaagataatctcttaaacaagtgcaaaagtgcgaaaataatcaaaggttatactaatacacgagtcggatccaaatgattcatcttgtctatctgtttttatttttattttatttttcagcatttagttagtttttattttcttagtttaaaagtcttttctaactttttttgatttggttagacgttgacgataaaccggtactaaaagctcttgtgtccttggacgacctcggtatcttaccaacactatactacgtccacgatgggtgcacttgcccatatgtgtgtttagtgttagtaaatatcgtgttttataaatttaaaacttggctaaaagtgtaaaaagggcttaaaatatacatcaaaaatatattacactacacacgcatcatcaaacgagcttaaaagaacaaaaggaacaaataagcatccaaaaccaacataaatacaagaagaaggaataatgtgacatgcccgacccctcggcagcatcttccaaagcaaaagcaaaaacaagaaatagaacctgaccacggggctgtgcccagctgagcatggggcatGGTCAGGTCCTGCACAACAAGACAAACCTgcagaagcttctacgcccaccacggggccgtgcccagctctccacggggcgtggtcaactcttagatttgcagaatcttgatAATACAGCAAAGAGTGGACCACGGGTCCGTGCCTAgaagacacggggtcgtgtggggccctctgctcacaattgcaattaatgaaagaagagaaaaggatggccacgggccgtgcccactggacacggggccgtgggcAGGACTCTATTCAGGCTATAAATATGGGTGTTTGGTTCACTTCAAAAGCATcacttggcaaaccacttctctcccactttgccaccactccaccaacACTataacaccaacacccaccaccatcatctattatccatctttagagtgtgtaatagtctcgggatccaagatttatcgtaagagttcttgtcaatcaaaggccatgtttggctaaactcttacatcacttggtgaagacaaatctttaatgtattacttttgatttttaatctttcggcactttttaattgggtttgtattggtgactttaataactagtttcttatgatAAAAGTGAATTGTCTTTACCATTCGCGTTAACTACTTGTAAGGGGGTTAGGATGGTGGTTTGGTAAAGCTTACTAAGAGCTCCTTCAATGCCCAACgatattggatggtgggggtgcgaatagcttgaacccctcatatgtaaactactattaatactttaaaccggcttcttgggattgtatccttgctgacttaaaccacttagccgagggtaacgtcaccttcaaaataggggcctaccacttttcgcattaataactaacttaattgtctttcaatattttgaccctttgggattgtatccccgctgactcaaaccactgagttgagggtaacgtcaccttcaaaagaggagcctactactataactaagataatctcttaaaaagtctgAAAGTGCGagaatcatcaaaggatacattaacgatgagttggatccaagtgattttaTCTTTtctatttgtttttcattttatttatcttttcatttttagttttattttcatgtttcaaaaatttaaaaaaaaattagatcgattagacgttgaggataaactggtattaaaagctcttatgtccttggacgacctcggtatcttaccaagaCTATACTACGCTCGCGAtgagtgcacttgcccaagtgtgtgtttagtgttagtacaatatcgtgttttataaatttaaaacttgactaatgcgtaaaatgggctcaaaatattaataaaatcatattGCACTTCACATACACCAGTGTTGCATACGTGTTCCTCTTCCAAGATAGTGAAAGTTCTAGTCTTATGGGAGACAAATGGTACAATTTTAGCAGTGTAGTTTTTCGTTGAAAAACAAGTCAGAATATGTATAAATCGAATGTCAAATTTACCTAACGAACTAGCAATGGTAGGTTGTTTACAAAGGTAAGAAAATAAATTAAGAATCCTAAAAGCCTTCACTTGTAGAAAGCAACCAATTAACCACGAAGCATTTAAAGTAAGGGCCTGGTTATATGGACACCCCCATATTTATTTGGACATCTAGGTGTCCTATACGGGTATAGGGCTATACATGTCGTATATGGTTCAAACAATGAAAATAAACAACCGAAAATATAACAGGTGACATGAGTTTGTACAATGATAACCAAACCATACAACTAAAGGAAAAAGGAAAAAGCAATATGATAACATGTCGTTGTCGCTATCGCTATCAGTATCGTCATCAGCGGCAACATGACCTGACATCCCTACCTGCGTGGATGACTACACTCGTGGCGGTGGCGGGGCTCGGACGGACAAACTCGCATGGCTACGTCTGTCGGCCTCACTCTCCATCATCTACACCACAAAATCCTCCGCTAGGTCGATCCGCCATGTCAGGAACTGACCCACCACAAGCCTCTCGAGGTGACGCGTTGTCACACCGTGATTTCCCGGTGGGCCTGGACTTGGGGTTTATTTGTGACAAATTGATATAGATATTCATAATAACACAGCGTAAGTCTTCGAAgtataaaataattattacaaattacaaatgtccaaaagttcaaatattataCAAACCGAAAGTCtataaaagatccacaggcggatcagaTAAAGAAATGATTATGTAAGACCACTAGGCTTCTTGCATCGAGTTGCAAATTCCACTTAAGCAATTAtcgagcagcttccagcctatttacgTAGTTTGCAACCTGCACTTAGTATTTTGAAGATACGTTAGTTTACACCggtaaatacaaataaccgacacattttgaaaatatttcaaaatcattttatgTACACTATGGTacacatattttcataaataacttgggatAAACTATTTCTCTTGTTATCAGTattacatgcttgtcaatacatatggggcccgAAAACTATGCCGAgatcatgattaaccgacacaccactttaATACCCTTATTGGGCAAACTATATGgggttataaaaatattttatcatagcattagcatctgtcaggtgtatgcctacaccccgtgcttaagtcgtggccatttgcaattaaatgagctgaggatatccaggacacggtcgcattaacccctaatgtttaagttatcaagcaatacgaattaaaacggGTTATTTGGATTCTTGAACACATAGGTTATTGAtcacatacccgaccaagcggtaataatttaccgtatcccaaacccgtatagggaaaatagattaagagtatttacctggctTAAGTCTTTACAATCCAAAGACAAATACTAGCACAACCGTTCAAACAAAATATCAAGTAAGGTTGCAATTTACTGGACGCCCTTAGTCTGGAATGAATGAAACTATTATCCattagaatgttaacgggtctTATTCAAGTCATATGAGTTGGACCGGTTAGCTATAATATAAAGAAAACGGTAcggttcgctagattaagcggtgaccggatagaatgtggtttGAACCCTTACAAGTACTATAACTTGTATAAATGGGTCAAACAATATAACATTCTGATTAGAAGTGAAATTGAAAGGATTTGACCCAATTCGGTTAACTTATATAAACTAAGTTATATAAGTCAACCGTAGATGATGTCGGGTGATCGGATGAGTTATGTCAAGTTCATTATGCCAAAACATCTTTATTATGTTACCATATCAGTAGGTATTTCAATTTatatgtacattatggtttaaaaccattttatgcTCAACAGGGCAGTTTCGGTATTTTTAAGGCATAATGTATGAACTTGCACAAAACTCGACAACTAATTTCGGGAAACTATAGGGAGCCAAATTGCAATTTACTCTTGATAATTCTATTCCATCTTTCTTTTATTAAAGGAATATTTGATTTTAATAATCACAACTATTCGTTGTTGGCCGTCAACAGTTCCAACTTAAAAATAACCACTTACAGTCCCattattaacatattggcctccaatatACCCTAACTAACGGAACCATAACGGTGTTAGTCTCCGGTCGGCGGATAAACATTTttcgccggaaaactcaacatttttgcCCCAAACCTCTTTCTAACCTTATTATGGACCTTTAGTAACCTTTTTAtagtaaaagccccaattattgaagtcgccggaaaactcctttttcgccggaaaacttctttttggccgaaaaaattcaacattttcgtcccaaacctctttgtaatcTTAGATCGGAAAATTCAACGGCGTTAGGATTCTGTTAATCAgggtccattggtggccaatatgtcaatagttgggactgccagtagttattttttaagttgggactGTTAACGGCCAATaacgaatagttgagattattaaaatacaATATTATAAACAAAATTCAGGTAGAGCATTGAATTTTACTTTCTAACCACTAGGAATGAGAAGTGACTCTTTTCATCCACATTTGAGGTGATAAGACGGGTTGTTTAATTAGGTGAAAAATCCTAAAAGAAATTAAATTATAGGAATAAGGTTGAAATTTCAGATCCAATTATAGGAATAAGGTTGAAATGaagaattaacaaaaaaaaaaaaaaaaaaaaaaaacaaaaacaaaaaccctGTTAAGTCAACAAAATGATCATACTAGCTTAACAAGAAGTGACATGACAATTAGCTTAGATATTATCTAGCAAACACAAACTCACGTATCTAATTGTCATTAGGGGTGATTGTCATAACCTATTGAGTTATTTTGGGCCATAAATGTTtgaaaaaataattttaaaagaGATGTCAAAACAGTGTTTAAGGTGTAGGGAGTAGTTAGACACTTGAAagtggtaaacttcaaaatcaaccaataagaatgcgtcatgtcaaagtggtaaactatgctcaaaagtgttggcaatggttagacactttatgaattggtaaactatttaaaaaaaggaaaaatgtgtTATTGGTTGAGATgacatggaccccaccccacacacCCCTCTCTCTCCTACCCTCCCTCTTCCCGCATCGGCAACCCATCACCGAATTGGCAAACTTTGAGTGGTAAACTTATGTTGGCGACTTGGCGGTGGTGTTCCCAATTGGTAAACTAAGTTTACCACACTTTGCCGTACCCCACTCCGTATACCCTTAGGGTGCAGGGGCACCCTCGGGGACTCCATCCGGGGACCATTTTTGCCGTGCGGGAAGGTGCCGCCATTCAAGAGGGGAGGCAAATCGGGGAGGGTGTGAGGGGAGTGTTCACCGAAGAAGGAGAGAGGAGATGGTGGGGCCACCCTCATTTCcaaccaatcaatttttttttttttgaataaaaaaaacaATTCCCCTAAGAGGGGTGCACCCCGTACGTTTTTGGACAAGAGGAAAGTTATAGAGGGGAAATGACATGACAACGTATGATTGGGTTAAAAAAAGTTTCCCCTCACCTCATTAGGGGGTGCCCCCTTCACCCTTAGTCTTGGGGTAACAATAAATGATAAGGAAATTGGCAAACTTGGTCTTACATAACTTTAACTCCTGGTCTATGAGGGATATGTAATGGTGGTGGATAACCATAAAGATCTGAAATGGGATCATCTGAATGGATGCATGTATTGTGGTGTTATACCACCATTCAGCTAGAAATAACCACTTGCACCTTCAAGAAGGATCTGACTAAGGGTGTTAAGCAATTAATAAAGCTTGAGAAACACCGTGTAATTTCAAAAATTATGGCCAAAAGTTACTCACGAACAAAGGATCTCTATCAGACACAACAGTTGTGGGACAACCGCGTAACTTACAAATGGCGTCCAAGATAATTTAAGCTACTCCAACAGCAGTAAAAGGATGAAAAAATGCAATAAAATGCCCGTACTTCGTTAATCCGTCAACCACGACTAGAATTATGTCTCTACCTTTCGACTTATCGCAGCCCTGAAATGAAATCGATAGATAGATACGTCTGTAAACACAGGTTGGGGTACATGTAAAGGTCGCAATAGACACGAAGAAACAACAGTCTTGTATTTGGTTCAACGACAAGTAATGCATTCTTTAACAAATTTCCATACATCTTTAGTACAACCCTTCCACAAAACAAAAGACTTCAGCTTATGTAGTTTCGGCTTAACTCTCGTAACAAGCTCATTTATATTATAGGATTCAAAATGATCAACTAACTCCAAGTAAACAACACACAACAGAGTTATAACATATGCCAGTATACATGTAATCGAAATCATATAATATACAAAATCATATTGtagattatttgtttaataataaaattattattGATTTAGAAATGCCACAAAATGCAACGACCCATTTACACTTTCTCCAGAACAGAATAAGCATGATTCGATTTACCGGCATCACTCATAATCTTCCAATCGCCTATGATATCTGTGATTATtagattatttgtttaataataaaattattatAGATTTAGAAATGCCACAAAATGCAACAACCCATTACACTTTCTCCAGAACAGAATAAGCATGATTCGATTTACCGGCATCACTCATAATCTTCCAATCGCCGATGATATCTGTGATTATGAATTTAGACAACAAAAAGGCAGTGCAGATGAACATAAGGGCGTACAGAGCAACCGTAATTTGCGAACTGAGGAAGAAAGAATATAGATACACAACCATAAAGGAGATACCGGTGTTCAGAAACCACAGGGTCACTTTCAGCCAAAACTTCTGACTGGATTTCTCGTTTTTAGCCAAAGCGATGAACCACACCAGAAAGTAGTCAACCAATATGAAAACTGAAAAAACCAACAGACTGAAAACCGCCATTAAATAGTCGTTGTCGTTGCGGCGGTACGATCTAACGAAGGATCCGATTGTGGTGGGCATCATGATCAGGAGGTGAAACGGGAATCTATTGCGTTTGTTGTCGGCATCTACGTTGTTGGTGTGATCGGGATCTGGGTTAATTTTCTCAGGAAGC encodes:
- the LOC110926529 gene encoding uncharacterized protein LOC110926529; this encodes MLLCDFRYPSSQIAFIFQETQWKFPIYCLQLYKTSNLSCISQQFTPFCNPISSIPIKMTVKVTPLPEKINPDPDHTNNVDADNKRNRFPFHLLIMMPTTIGSFVRSYRRNDNDYLMAVFSLLVFSVFILVDYFLVWFIALAKNEKSSQKFWLKVTLWFLNTGISFMVVYLYSFFLSSQITVALYALMFICTAFLLSKFIITDIIGDWKIMSDAGKSNHAYSVLEKV